The Vicia villosa cultivar HV-30 ecotype Madison, WI linkage group LG1, Vvil1.0, whole genome shotgun sequence genome includes a region encoding these proteins:
- the LOC131642873 gene encoding glycosyltransferase BC10-like, whose amino-acid sequence MFMLEKMKGSNNQYQSNYVSKIFNFQLHFINFLTYVLVLTFGLTLGIILSFYLKECSFSLQFTQLSLSSIPKTPPLPPPIAVKQERIGLKEFLKVPPVMHDMDEEELLWRGSMTAKISEYPFDRVPKVAFMFLTRGAVFLAPLWEQFFKGHEGYYSIYVHSNPSYNGSHPESPVFHGRRIPSKEVKWGDVNMIEAERRLLSNALLDISNQRFVLLSESCIPLFNFSTIYTYLINSTENYVMAFDDPSPVGRGRYSIQMLPEVSLRQWRKGYQWFEMDRELALGVVSDRIYFPVFQDYCRGSCYADEHYLPTFVSIKFWERNSNRSLTWVDWSRGGPHPAHFLRSDVNVEFLERLRNKKCAYNNGYSTNACFLFARKFLPSTLSRLLKIAPEVMQFEHYDKPKKHKLSFKPII is encoded by the exons atgTTTATGTTAGAAAAAATGAAGGGTTCAAATAATCAATACCAATCAAATtatgtttcaaagattttcaattttcaactccactttattaattttCTCACCTATGTTCTAGTTTTGACCTTTGGTTTAACACTTGGGATAATTTTGAGTTTCTATCTTAAAGAGTGTAGTTTTAGTCTGCAATTCACTCAGTTATCGCTTTCTTCTATACCGAAAACACCTCCGTTGCCACCGCCGATTGCGGTGAAACAAGAACGTATAGGATTGAAGGAGTTTCTTAAGGTTCCTCCAGTTATGCATGATATGGATGAGGAAGAATTGTTATGGAGAGGTTCGATGACAGCGAAAATATCTGAATATCCTTTTGATCGAGTTCCGAAAGTTGCTTTCATGTTTTTGACAAGAGGTGCTGTGTTTTTGGCACCTTTGTGGGAGCAGTTTTTCAAAGGACATGAAGGGTATTACTCAATTTATGTTCATTCTAATCCTTCTTATAATGGATCACATCCTGAGAGTCCTGTTTTTCATGGTAGGAGAATTCCGAGTAAG GAAGTTAAATGGGGCGATGTGAACATGATAGAAGCCGAGCGTCGCTTACTATCAAACGCACTTCTCGATATCTCGAACCAACGATTTGTTCTACTATCAGAATCCTGTATACCACTCTTCAACTTCTCGACCATTTACACTTACTTAATAAACTCCACAGAAAACTATGTCATGGCTTTTGACGATCCTAGTCCGGTCGGTCGTGGCCGTTATAGCATCCAGATGTTACCTGAGGTTTCCCTCAGGCAATGGAGAAAAGGATACCAATGGTTTGAAATGGACAGAGAGCTTGCTCTAGGAGTTGTGTCAGATAGAATATACTTCCCAGTTTTTCAAGATTATTGCAGAGGTTCATGTTATGCAGATGAACATTATTTGCCAACTTTTGTTAGCATAAAGTTTTGGGAAAGGAATTCAAATAGAAGTTTGACTTGGGTTGATTGGTCAAGAGGGGGTCCACATCCAGCTCATTTTTTAAGGTCTGATGTAAATGTTGAGTTTTTGGAGAGACTGAGGAACAAGAAATGTGCTTATAATAATGGATACAGCACCAATGCTTGTTTTCTGTTTGCTAGGAAGTTCTTGCCCAGTACTTTGTCAAGGCTCTTGAAGATTGCCCCTGAGGTTATGCAGTTTGAACACTATGATAAGCCCAAAAAACATAAGCTATCTTTTAAACCAATTATTtga
- the LOC131642851 gene encoding uncharacterized protein LOC131642851 isoform X1, whose amino-acid sequence MATHKLALIITNPSNENEFLLVKQSRPPKFNDEEYDSFVDSDLWDLPSVQLNPLQPESEPSVEVKISDSRSEEFDFREFDVRSALNEVFGQLGFGTVEGGVWKFHKYVKEAAFGPGLPVNTVFIVGKLVDEAKELSDTFKWMSIQSCLNWLLEVIPHGDRIGPLIAVGLINDSPVSANRKVPPAINYQEYPTGVILIPMGSRTARPFQTTNLVVFAPENVPNASKDNTYIASGDALIVDPGCLSEFHGELKKIVTALPRRLVVFVTHHHRDHVDGLAVIQKYNPDAILLAHENTMRRLSKGDWSLGYTSVSGDEDIYIGGQKLKVIFAPGHTDGHMALLHVNTHSLIVGDHCVGQGSALLDISAGGNMSEYFQTTYKFLELSPHALIPMHGRLNVWPKQMLCEYLKNRRSREANILKAIEGGAKTLFDIVAYVYSNVDRRAWIAASSNVRLHVDHLAEQHKLPKDFSIRNFKNTCGLHFLSRWIWGYTSCSLHSRKSSFLIAGVLVGFAVLVHCTTKTKFRK is encoded by the exons ATGGCAACTCACAAACTCGCGTTGATCATTACGAATCCTTCAAACGAAAACGAGTTTCTACTCGTGAAGCAGTCACGTCCTCCCAAATTCAACGACGAAGAATACGATTCTTTCGTTGATTCTGATCTCTGGGACTTGCCTTCCGTGCAGTTGAATCCACTTCAACCAGAATCGGAACCCTCGGTTGAGGTTAAGATTTCTGATTCACGTTCAGAGGAGTTCGATTTCAGGGAATTCGATGTCCGTTCTGCTCTTAACGAG GTGTTTGGACAATTAGGGTTTGGGACGGTTGAAGGGGGAGTGTGGAAGTTTCATAAGTATGTGAAGGAAGCGGCATTCGGACCTGGTTTGCCTGTTAACACGGTTTTTATTGTTGGGAAACTAGTAGATGAGGCCAAGGAGTTATCag ATACGTTTAAATGGATGTCCATTCAAAGCTGTCTTAACTGGCTTCTGGAAGTGATTCCACATGGTGATCGTATTGGACCATTGATAGCTGTTGGTCTTATAAATGACTCGCCTGTTTCTGCAAACCGGAAAGTCCCTCCTGCCATCAACTACCAG GAGTACCCGACTGGTGTTATACTTATTCCTATGGGAAGTAGGACAGCTAGGCCTTTTCAAACAACAAATTTGGTGGTGTTTGCACCTGAGAATGTTCCAAATGCTTCCAAGGATAATACATACATTGCTTCTGGAGACGCACTAATAGTTGATCCAGGATGTTTGTCAGAATTCCATGGAGAG CTAAAGAAAATTGTTACTGCTTTGCCAAGAAGACTAGTGGTCTTTGTTACCCATCATCATCGAGACCATGTAGATG GTCTCGCGGTTATACAGAAGTACAATCCTGATGCAATTTTATTAGCGCATGAGAATACCATGCGACGCTTAAGTAAAG GTGATTGGTCACTCGGCTATACCTCGGTTTCTGGAGATGAAGATATTTACATTGGTGGTCAGAAATTGAAAGTTATTTTTGCACCG gGACATACAGATGGCCATATGGCATTGCTTCATGTGAATACACATTCCTTAATCGTAGGTGATCATTGTGTGGG TCAGGGAAGTGCTCTCTTGGACATAAGTGCGGGTGGAAATATGTCT GAATATTTCCAAACCACATACAAATTTCTGGAGCTTTCACCCCATGCTTTGATACCTATGCATGGGAGACTTAATGTCTGGCCAAAGCAGATGTTGTGcgaatatttaaa GAACCGTAGGAGTAGAGAAGCTAATATCTTAAAAGCTATTGAAGGTGGAGCAAAGACATTGTTTGACATTGTTGCATATGTATATTCTAATGTTGACCGACGTGCCTGGATTGCTGCATCATCAAATGTGAGGCTTCATGTGGATCATCTTGCCGAGCAACATAAATTACCAAAG GATTTTTCAATCCGGAATTTCAAAAACACCTGCGGGCTGCATTTTCTATCTCGATGGATATGGGGCTACACTAGTTGCAGCTTACATTCAAGGAAATCTTCATTTCTTATTGCTGGTGTTCTTGTTGGCTTTGCTGTATTAGTGCATTGTACTACCAAAACCAAATTCAGGAAATAG
- the LOC131642851 gene encoding uncharacterized protein LOC131642851 isoform X2 — protein MATHKLALIITNPSNENEFLLVKQSRPPKFNDEEYDSFVDSDLWDLPSVQLNPLQPESEPSVEVKISDSRSEEFDFREFDVRSALNEVFGQLGFGTVEGGVWKFHKYVKEAAFGPGLPVNTVFIVGKLVDEAKELSDTFKWMSIQSCLNWLLEVIPHGDRIGPLIAVGLINDSPVSANRKVPPAINYQEYPTGVILIPMGSRTARPFQTTNLVVFAPENVPNASKDNTYIASGDALIVDPGCLSEFHGELKKIVTALPRRLVVFVTHHHRDHVDGLAVIQKYNPDAILLAHENTMRRLSKGDWSLGYTSVSGDEDIYIGGQKLKVIFAPGHTDGHMALLHVNTHSLIVGDHCVGQGSALLDISAGGNMSEYFQTTYKFLELSPHALIPMHGRLNVWPKQMLCEYLKNRRSREANILKAIEGGAKTLFDIVAYVYSNVDRRAWIAASSNVRLHVDHLAEQHKLPKDFSLETFNASINEFGDMLGKL, from the exons ATGGCAACTCACAAACTCGCGTTGATCATTACGAATCCTTCAAACGAAAACGAGTTTCTACTCGTGAAGCAGTCACGTCCTCCCAAATTCAACGACGAAGAATACGATTCTTTCGTTGATTCTGATCTCTGGGACTTGCCTTCCGTGCAGTTGAATCCACTTCAACCAGAATCGGAACCCTCGGTTGAGGTTAAGATTTCTGATTCACGTTCAGAGGAGTTCGATTTCAGGGAATTCGATGTCCGTTCTGCTCTTAACGAG GTGTTTGGACAATTAGGGTTTGGGACGGTTGAAGGGGGAGTGTGGAAGTTTCATAAGTATGTGAAGGAAGCGGCATTCGGACCTGGTTTGCCTGTTAACACGGTTTTTATTGTTGGGAAACTAGTAGATGAGGCCAAGGAGTTATCag ATACGTTTAAATGGATGTCCATTCAAAGCTGTCTTAACTGGCTTCTGGAAGTGATTCCACATGGTGATCGTATTGGACCATTGATAGCTGTTGGTCTTATAAATGACTCGCCTGTTTCTGCAAACCGGAAAGTCCCTCCTGCCATCAACTACCAG GAGTACCCGACTGGTGTTATACTTATTCCTATGGGAAGTAGGACAGCTAGGCCTTTTCAAACAACAAATTTGGTGGTGTTTGCACCTGAGAATGTTCCAAATGCTTCCAAGGATAATACATACATTGCTTCTGGAGACGCACTAATAGTTGATCCAGGATGTTTGTCAGAATTCCATGGAGAG CTAAAGAAAATTGTTACTGCTTTGCCAAGAAGACTAGTGGTCTTTGTTACCCATCATCATCGAGACCATGTAGATG GTCTCGCGGTTATACAGAAGTACAATCCTGATGCAATTTTATTAGCGCATGAGAATACCATGCGACGCTTAAGTAAAG GTGATTGGTCACTCGGCTATACCTCGGTTTCTGGAGATGAAGATATTTACATTGGTGGTCAGAAATTGAAAGTTATTTTTGCACCG gGACATACAGATGGCCATATGGCATTGCTTCATGTGAATACACATTCCTTAATCGTAGGTGATCATTGTGTGGG TCAGGGAAGTGCTCTCTTGGACATAAGTGCGGGTGGAAATATGTCT GAATATTTCCAAACCACATACAAATTTCTGGAGCTTTCACCCCATGCTTTGATACCTATGCATGGGAGACTTAATGTCTGGCCAAAGCAGATGTTGTGcgaatatttaaa GAACCGTAGGAGTAGAGAAGCTAATATCTTAAAAGCTATTGAAGGTGGAGCAAAGACATTGTTTGACATTGTTGCATATGTATATTCTAATGTTGACCGACGTGCCTGGATTGCTGCATCATCAAATGTGAGGCTTCATGTGGATCATCTTGCCGAGCAACATAAATTACCAAAG GATTTCTCTCTAGAAACTTTCAATGCCAGTATCAATGAATTTGGTGACATGTTGGGTAAATTATAG